The following coding sequences lie in one Apium graveolens cultivar Ventura chromosome 1, ASM990537v1, whole genome shotgun sequence genomic window:
- the LOC141686952 gene encoding uncharacterized protein LOC141686952 encodes MEKSFELAEVKDRKKAQYASYNLKDESSYWWESSKAFLEGETISWQKFMELFLEKYFPSYMQDQLEVRFLDLKQENLTVAEYEVKFSELARFVPKYVNTEAKKAKRFQQVLKPWICSQVALLERRTYAALVQKAMIVEGEREATKRESEGKKRKF; translated from the coding sequence atggaaaaatcCTTTGAGTTAGCGGAAGTTAAGGATCGTAAGAAGGCGCAATATGCAAGTTACAATCTTAAGGATGAGTCTAGTTACTGGTGGGAATCTTCTAAGGCATTTCTAGAGGGAGAAACCATTTCTTGGCAGAAGTTTATGGAGctattcttggagaagtattttccaagTTACATGCAGGATCAGTTAGAGGTGAGATTTCTGGATTTAAAGCAGGAGAATTTGACGGTAGCTGAGTATGAAGTAAAGTTTTCAGAGTTAGCAAGGTTTGTGCCCAAGTATGTGAATACTGAAGCAAAGAAAGCTAAAAGGTTTCAACAAGTACTTAAGCCATGGATTTGTAGTCAAGTAGCTCTTCTTGAGAGAAGGACTTACGCTGCTTTAGTACAGAAAGCCATGATCGTAGAAGGAGAAAGGGAAGCAACTAAAAGGGAAAGtgaaggaaagaaaagaaagttttaG